ACGCACTGAAGTGGTTGCGAAGTTTCAATTCATCAAACTGTAACGTTTCCGATATGATAATATGgtataaacaaaattaaataatttcacaAACTTACCCCATTTGGGATATTTTTCACGATAATTCGTGACATTGTTTTCCTTACTCAACTTGTTCTTATGTGGAGAATATCTATAATTCGATAGAAGAACTATTTTATAAGATGTTTGCTAGGCTCATGTATTCTTTTAGAAGTTACGGAGAGCCACATGGTACAAATGCCGCCAGTGCCAACCTAAAAGTGTATATGAAACACCTACACTGTAAGACAAAAATCCAATAATTATCGTGTTGCTGCCTTTACACTTGAATATAATATATAAGTTAATAATATAAGGAATATAAGCAAGTTGAATATATTATTACGCACAACATGAAAACAACGTTGAAATACTTGCACATGGGAAAACTAAACTAAAGACAAATAACATAAACGTCAACAACGTCAAATTTAATGGGACTACTGCTGCTATGTTGAGCGTACATGCCATGTGTGCTCATACACGCTCTAGTTGTAATGTGGGATAGAATTTATTAGTGCAGCCATCTAGTACATTGTTATAGTATTGCATTAAAGCATAAAATGTACAACATGTTTTTACAGGAATATATCTCTACTGTTTATATATACTAAGCAAAACAACGAATACCCATACACTTCATTGAAACACACTTCGGTATGACATGTGTTACGTGTGCTAACGCTGTCATACAACTGATGTATCACAGCTATACATGCAGTGCGTGTACAAATAATTACCAAGCTACAAGTAACCCTACTTTAAACCTATTTACCTTGGTTCAGCTTAAAATATATCAATGAGAGGCTGGCATAGCTAacaatataaacaaaatttgttTACTGCGTATTAGATGGGCAGCAGCTCATAGAGTTTGTGTAACATACAAATTTGCTGTACCTTATCGACAGCagaaatttatgtttcatccGTAACATAGTTTGCCCAGTGTCACAGTGTTTATTTGGAGTTATTTATAGCAATTTTCTAGTAGCAATTCAAAGCATTTATTTTGTAGCAATTTTCTAGTAATGGACAACGAGTATCAACTTGTGAGCAAGAGTAAGCTGAAGCTGAAAAATGAATCAGACTCgaagaaaaagcataaaaagaaaaacaagaaaaaggacaagGAAAAAGTAATTAGGGCCGTGTTGGAAAATCCAGGTGGTTTGGATGAGCAGCAAAAACCACAAGGTAGTTCAAGCAAAGGAAGGGTGCTGACGAAAGCAGAAGAATCATTTAAGAAAATGCAGGAGAAAATggtaattttgtttaatatatTTAAGATTTATTACAAACTTAATAACCATTTAAATcgtatatttcacagcaacaTAAGCGCATCGTTGAGAAGGCACAAATGACTCACAAACAGCGAGTGGAACAGTTTAACCAACATCTCGATAGTTTGACTGAACATTTCGACATACCTAAAGTTTCTTGGACTAAATAGATTTCTTTCTCAATGGCTCAAAATCGTGACATTTTTATTGGTAGCAGTGAACTCATTCATAGTATATCTCAGCTTGAATGTTCTTCTGCTGCATATGTTTGGAAGTTTCGTGAAAGGCcagaaaattttatttattcgaaACTGCATTGAAACTAATCTTATAGATTACATACGAATTGCACATCGTTTGATTTAGATTTTAAATTATAGAATatacacgagaaaaaaaattatgtagTGTTTTTTACCTGAATACCTTGTTTATgaatttcaataaactttttcGAATCCTCTGATTAAATAGTTGTAATTTTTCATTGATTACTAATTACTAAGATTaagcattaatttattttttcttcaattaccACAGGGGGAGATCTTTTAACTATCTTTAATAGTTCATTTTCGTCGTTCCGAGTAGCATAGCTTTCTGAAGCAGCTTTAAAGCTTCGTATAAATTGTCTGTCGTTCAGCAATGACAGTTACGTGAAATTCATTACAACTTGCACTTCCATATCAAGTAGCGAAGAGAACAtatttttccatatttttcatGAAGGAATAACGGGAATAGCAGGGTGCATGCTGGAAATGGAATGAATAACTTGACACCAGAATTAGCTCTTTTTCGTATGTAGTCGCCAACACGAAACGTCGATGCATGTTCTGCAAGCTTTCGTAAAACGGCAACCAGTTTATGTTATACgaggaacattttttttcagcacaGTTTTTGCCTGTCTTTTGCGTCGCCTTTAGCTGGTATGCTCTCCCGTTActtatgtaaaaaaatgtctcTCTTTTCCTGAAAAAgtaatttgatttgtttttattgtgcttcagttaatttctttcatttcacgCCTTTAATGAGTGAAGAATAAGTTAATGAGTTAATGAGGCAGTATGTTTGTTCGCCCGAACGCGTACTTCGTGTACCGTTGTTGGTTAATAATTTCGGATTTTAAACAAAAGTGTATGGTTACATAGCATAGCCAAGGCTAATTTTACagtatattttattcatagcaaacataaatttaCAATATAGTGCCGTGCTGTGGTGTTTGCGATCTTTTTAACTATATTCGTAAGACTATCATTATACTAGAACAGTTTGGTTAAATTTACATTATATCTCCAAAATGTGCCACGTTGATTGTGGTTTTGGCTCACTTCGACATTGTATGGCACTTTGATTTTTTCATTGTacattttgctttccttcaaTATCAAAATCAAGTTGTGCGTATCGTAAAAACTGTGTTTGAGCTACGAAGCATGTGCTAAGAAGGGTTTgtggtggttcttttttatattttgtttttttcagaTCTCGTACTttcaattatgttttattatttttattatggATTGGATTGGCATTGCTTCCTATATAGCGGAAATTAAATACGTATATTTCCTTGACTGTACAGCAGCTGCGCTTcaactaaaacaattttaattgcCTTTATATTATATGATGTACATAGTGCCTGCATAACATACTTTACCTAATTTACTTCTATTATTGCTTGACCAATACATTAAGTTGatttaaaggaaaaaataataaaacaacaaacaacttCATTAGATAAGGAAAGTGCAAAGtgaattaaaataacaaaGCACTCGTAGAATTGCTAGGTAGAATTAAAATCGTGTGATTACTGTGAATTGATGGCCATACAGCTGGCTTATGGTTATGCATAGTTCACTTATAGAGATTTTCATTTCCGCACAGGTGACCAGGCCAAGatttttttgcagcattcTTTAGATTGTGGATTTCACATTTTCATACGATGTTGATAGAGAGATGAAAAGAGTGTTCAAATAAGTAGTAAGCTTAATATTGAAATTAAtataatatttcaaaatacTCAATACGAACACCATACTATCAGATAAATCCTTGTGGGTTGTATGCGGATATATCCGCTTATGATTGCAATTGAGTTGTTTTATCGGTTGTTGAATTGCATAATAATTGCAATGTAAAATTATCAACATGctttcaaaataataaataacattgataatcaaataatgagtgtttaaaaaaatcactcaTGGCAAACATAATTTCCTTCTGAAATCATCTACGTCGCGAGTATATGGAATTTTCATGTCCTTTTTGAACTACATACATGTGAACTCACTTATCAGGCACTACAACCGATAAGCGgccttggcctgctccaagagAAACCAGAACTTAAAAGGACTTTATGGGCTGGGTCGTCCAGCGCCATTCTAATGGCGCTCTAATACTATATCAAAAACCCTCAGATCCCCCCTTCCTTACTGGCCCGTTctcaattgagcacgtcgtaacgactcagactagacagtttcccttcagcaatattgaattcaagagaaTCGTGatgaacggaaacggaagccatgagagagtcaatatcgtgtgcaccccaacggaagccatcagAGAATCAATATCGTGCGAACCTCAACGGAAGACGACAAGACTGTCTCATCAGCAATGTACGCACTCCAACGCGACGTCCGGATAAGTCACATGACGATCGTACGCACcccacggatgttagggctatcGCGAGCGGAAGTGGACGAGAACCAGTATCAGTACATTAGTGTGCTATATTTGGTATCCTTGAAGACAGTTACCATCAACATATACGAGCTAAGCACCGTACCTACTAGTGACGTGCCACCACTGCATGCAGTTTGGACATGAATCCGCAAATGCAAACTACAGATGCAGTGTGCGAGCTGCAGAAAATCGCACAACGAAAGTATGTGCCAGGCCGACCAACTGGAAGTCCTTAAATACAGCAACTGTGGCTTCAACCACAAGGCCACTGACCCAGTATGCTTCATCCGGGAGTGGTTGATCCAATAACATACAAATGTTGGCCCGTTTGACACCGTGACGATTACTCCAATGGATAGACAATTGTTAAGCGAATGGATTATAAAGGTCACATAATTAACCGTTAATTATCAGAAATACACGTGGTTGTATCTTTAGTGAAATGATCTACAAGCTATTAACATAATTAATTATCAAGGACATGAATTGCAATAATTCATGCCTTTGATATTCAAAAAACAAGTGATTGAAGAAATCACATAATGAAAACATAATTTCTTCCCGAAACATGTGAAACCGAACAAAAGCTCCCACAGGGATAATTCATCAAACGAGCAAACTACTGAGCATCGAATCTCATGCATTTAGGCAGCATGCTCTAATAAAACAACCCTATAGTCAGTGGCAAATTTTAGCTCGGTGAAGTTTAGGACGCCATCAATATCCATCTACTCATCTACTACATGCAGTATAGATCTGGCTCATGAGACCTCCTATGTCTCCGTTTATgtcaattatttttctcagCTGTTCGAAGTTGATAGATAATAGGAATCTTCCACTCCGTTGAACAGCTAATGAATCAAAAATTCAAGAAATCAGTTGATGAGCTGTTGGTGTGTCACCGCAGTGCTACACTTACCACCAGTAACAATAGCAACAGAAATGCtagtaaaaataatattattaacaATAATTCAAGTGGTTGTAACTGTAGTGAGATATTAACAAGCTATTAACATAATTAATTATCAAGGACATGAATTGCAATAATTTATGCCTTTGACAACATTTCGCGCACTCCCGGTTGAGAGAACGAAGGCTCTAGAAAGCTTACATTGTGGTGTGGAGAAATCCTGCATCACCTGGATCATGGCTCTACCGCGAAGTGTAAACGACCTGATGAGGGCGTTCAGATGCAATTTGGGAGCCCTACTGGAGCTAATAAGGTGTATCTATCGTTCCCTGGTGCGGCTAATGGTGTTAGAAATAATATCACGCCAGAAATAATATCATTAATAACGCTACAGCAATGCGTacaaggggaggggggagaggggatTCAGACGAGATACGATTTCGATACTGTCGTGTGTATCGTAACGTTTCCCGACAATCGGTACAAGGGGATGGGGGAGAGGGGGTTCAGAAGAGATACGATttcgatactatcgtgtgtatCGTTACCTGGCCTGACCATGCCTGACCTGACCATGCCGAGAACCAGTATCAGTAGGACGGGAACCAGTACTAGAAACATCACTAATATCAGTAACATCATATCATGATGCTagtaaaattaatattattaacaGTAATTCAAGTGGTTGTAACTGTAGTGAGATGATTAACAAGCTATTAACATAATTAATTATCAAGGACATGAATTGCAATAATTCATGCCTTTGATATTCAAAAAACAAGTGATTGAAGAAATCACATAATGAAAACATAATTTCTTCCCGAAACATGTGAAACCGAACAAAAGCTCCCACAGGGATAATTCATCAAATGAGCAAACTACTGAGCATCGAATCTCATGCATTTAGGCAGCATGCTCTAATCAAACAACCCTATAGTCAGTGGCAAATTTTAGTTCGGTGAAGTTTAGGACGCCATCAATATCCATCTACTCATCTACTACATGCAGTATAGATCTGGCTCATGAGACCTCCTATGTCTCCGTTTATgtcaattatttttctcagCTGTTCGAAGTTGATAGATAATAGGAATCTTCCACTCCGTTGAACAGCTAATGAATCAAAAATTCAAGAAATCAGTTGATGAGCTGTTGGTGTGTCACCACAATGCTCACTTATACCCACTATAAAGACCATGCCTGGGATGCATCTGCTGTTGGGACGAGAATCAGTATCAGTAGGACGAGAACCAGCAGCAGAATTAACACAagtatcagcagcaacaaaaaatgctagtaaaattaatattattaacaATAATTCAAGTGGTTGTAACTGTAGTGAGATGATTAACAAGCTATTAACATAATTAATTATCAAGGACATGAATTGCAATAATTCATGCCTTTGATATTCAAAAAACAAGTGATTGAAGAAATCACATAATGAAAACATAATTTCTTCCCGAAACATGTGAAACCGAACAAAAGCTCCCACAGGGATAATTCATCAAACGAGCAAACTACTGAGCATCGAATCTCATGCATTTAGGCAGCATGCTCTAATAAAACAACCCTATAGTCAGTGGCAAATTTTAGCTCGGTGAAGTTTAGGACGCCATCAATATCCATCTACTCATCTACTACATGCAGTATAGATCTGGCTCATGAGACCTCCTATGTCTCCGTTTATgtcaattatttttctcagCTGTTCGAAGTTGATAGATAATAGGAATCTTCCACTCCGTTGAACAGCTAATGAATCAAAAATTCAAGAAATCAGTTGATGAGCTGTTGGTGTGTCACCACAATGCTCACTTATACCCACTATAAAGACCATGCCTGGGATGCATCTGCTGTTGGGACGAGAATCAGTATCAGTAGGACGAGAACCAGCAGCAGAATTAACACAagtatcagcagcaacaaaaaatgctagtaaaattaatattattaacaATAATTCAAGTGGTTGTAACTGTAGTGAG
This genomic interval from Anopheles nili chromosome X, idAnoNiliSN_F5_01, whole genome shotgun sequence contains the following:
- the LOC128728780 gene encoding protein FAM32A produces the protein MDNEYQLVSKSKLKLKNESDSKKKHKKKNKKKDKEKVIRAVLENPGGLDEQQKPQGSSSKGRVLTKAEESFKKMQEKMQHKRIVEKAQMTHKQRVEQFNQHLDSLTEHFDIPKVSWTK